The following are encoded together in the Thermomonas brevis genome:
- the sdhD gene encoding succinate dehydrogenase, hydrophobic membrane anchor protein has product MNDYRTPLKRSLGLGSAKDGTHHFAWQRITAISTGLSALWLLGMVLTMRSADYAYVHALVADPVNACVLVAFLLGMFWHAKLGLQVIVEDYVHTPLAATVAQLAIIFVCALAAIASVLAVLRIALGS; this is encoded by the coding sequence ATGAACGACTACCGCACTCCGCTCAAGCGCTCGCTGGGCCTCGGTTCGGCGAAGGACGGCACCCATCACTTCGCCTGGCAGCGGATCACTGCCATCTCCACCGGGCTGTCCGCGCTGTGGCTGCTCGGCATGGTGCTGACCATGCGCAGCGCCGACTACGCCTACGTGCACGCGCTGGTCGCCGATCCGGTCAACGCCTGCGTGCTGGTCGCCTTCCTGCTCGGCATGTTCTGGCACGCCAAGCTCGGCCTGCAGGTGATCGTCGAGGATTACGTGCACACCCCGCTGGCGGCCACCGTGGCCCAACTGGCCATCATTTTCGTCTGCGCCCTGGCGGCCATCGCCAGCGTGCTCGCGGTGCTGCGCATCGCGCTCGGGAGCTGA